A window of Anas acuta chromosome 5, bAnaAcu1.1, whole genome shotgun sequence genomic DNA:
ACATGTGTGAGACAGTTCACATTTTTCCAGTCTTACAAGTTAAATTACTACCACAATTGATGAGTTTCTAGTGGCAACAGATGGGAACTTTCACATGCCAAATtgtagaagaggaagagaaagtttAAGTGGAACAATAACAAAATCTGTTTAAACAAACAGTGTCAAAATCACTAGATTTGTAGCTGCAGCTGATTCCATTTCCTCCTGTTTCCTTATTCAGGAGATACAACATATACCATGTTTATATTAAAACTGACCAATAAAATGATTGTCCTGAAAGCTAAGCCAAAAGAATTTTAACCAAGTTCAGTGCAGCTCTCTTGGTACAAGAGAAGATGTGCTATTAATGCTCACAATGATAAAGTCTGCATCTCCGAAGTACATGCAGTTTTGATTACTATGCGTTTGCAGTTCAGGTTTTACACACAACTTCCAAAATATTTACGTTTTAGCTGTGGTCAGAAGCTTAAGTATATGAAAATAccttcccatccataagctgGCCTGGCACGATGATACAGACATCAAACTCTCTGCAGTTTCTTCAGAAGTACTGCCCTGTGCAAGAACTCCTGCTGCTTGACTGGTAATATCTTTGTAAAGCTGAACAAACTGATACAAGTTCAAGATTCTTGAAGCTTCAACGATCCCACTTGCTTTATTTACCTTAAGAAATAAGAATTGTTAAATACAGTTATGTATCAGATTTTTACTGTACatttatcaaaattatttttatgcattgcAGCTCTCATGACAGTAGCCACTTTCCCAACTGTCCATCACAGTGTTAGCAAATTGCAGTCCACTTCAGTAAGAGTTAGGATCTGAAAATACAgcccttctctgttttctcttgaaGAACAGTTAGGACTACATTCCTGGGACAAGGCAATTATCATCATTGCTCAGTTTTAAGCAAGCAGGGACATAATGCCTAAAAAATGGGTTAACCTTAAAACAGGGAAGAGAATAATCAGTCATTTCACATTTGAGCTGAAAATAGCTTGCAATGATAGTGGCCTTAATGAAAACTAACAGCAACCAAAAATTACAAACTGTTCATTTCAAACAAAGTTTGAATGTTCACTTGGCTTGAACTGCACATTAAGCTTGCTTAGTGGCTTCAGAACCATCTACGTAAGTTATCTTGATAGGattcacagaggaaaaatctCATTAGTAAGAGCAACCTTAGTAAGTTTTGTCATGGTCTTCaaacaagtaaatatttaacatttagaTTGGTTTTATAAGGAGTCAGGATCTATACAGTTATGTTAGCTCAACTAACAATGCTCTGAATTGCTGGCTTACTTTATCTATTAAGGAACTATATAGTTCCCAGTTTGTTGTACTCTTCGATATccatgaatcatagaatggttttggTTGAAAAGGAACTTTAAAGATTATTTAGTCCATAATCACCTGAGTCATCTCAAAAGTCACATGAATTTGTAATTAATGGGCTGTAAGTGCACCATGAGAAGGTACCATTCCTTTAAACTTAGTCATGAAAGTGTTTTTGTTAACCTGCTTTTTGCAGAAATCTAGACTTTTGATTTCTCTCAAATAATATCCGTGAATACATCACCTGTACCAAAATCAAAAACCTAGCAGGTGTTGGATTTTACCAGTGAAAGTGACAGTCCTCAAACATCTACACACAAAAACCCCtgccaaattaatttttttcagcaatCTTACTTTAGTACAGATTATCCGAACAACCACCTTCCAGAACGCTGAAGAATCAGAACCAGGCTGCACTTCAAATAACAGATGTTTGTCTTGCCCAGAAGCCAATTTTGCaatactgaaataaagaaacatcAATCTAACGTTATGTGCTAGATATGCAAAGATCAGTAACCTCAGTTActataatataatttattgtttaCCTACGTGCTTTTTATCCTAGAGTAGTGACCTTCTCTGCATGTCattcaatataaaatacatagtccatttcattttaaattgaaCAGTGAACCTCACAAAACGTAAGCATCCCTTACAgacattttaaatcaaatatattttcactgaTTATTACAGTAGTCACACAATCCTGATATGCTATCTAGAAAGTTTATTTCCTTaccatgtatgtatatataaaaggaaagcaagtaCCATATTACATGCAGAAAAGGTGTATTTTTGTTAGCATATAGTAATAATGAAGCAGTAAGCTTCAGGTGGAcctgagatgatttttttttaatgaaatacagaCACAATGGTCTTTCTACGAGAATCAGAACAAACTAAATTTACAGGCTAAAGTAAATGCTGTAAAGAACTACAAAAATTGAACAAGAATGATATTTTGGAATTAATTATACTGAAAAGTACTTAGATTCTCAGGTGAAACATAGGGTAACAATCTTCAAAATCCATCTACCCCAAATGTAGCTATCTGTTCTTGACGATGCAACAGACATTCATAAAAGCATGACATTgtagaagatattttttaaactgaatacAACTCTGCATTATAGTTAAATGGCAAATGCTACCAAAACCCACACactaaaaaaatccttttcagcAAAACCCCTTTTCCGCCTCGGCCCATTTTATACCATAAATACtctgcttttttgttcttttctttttactgtcaATGTATCAAACAAAACgcatgctattaaaaaaatcttacttaTGCAGCCTTTTGTTGTGGATTATCTTGGTCACTGGTTTCAAATAGTAAAGCACATCTCATTTTTTAATGAGGAATGACACTGCATGTCCAGAGACGCAGAATCATTGAATATCCCGAGTTGGgagggacccataaggatcatcgagtccaactcctggcaccgcacaggtctacccagaattttagaccatgtgactaagggcacagtccaaacacttcttgaactctgacaggcctggtgcagtgactacgtccctggggagcctgttccagtgtgcaaccatgctctggtgaagaacctcttcctgatgtccagcctaaacttcccctgcctcagcttgacaccattcccgcgggtcccatcactggtgtttacagagaataggtcagcgccttcccctccactccctctTGTGAGGAAATGGTCACAAATATTTGTCTCAGGTACTACCTTCCCTGGGTTGCTGTACTGCCTGTTTATAGGGCTCATAGTGCTACTTCCTATCAAATGTCATGGGCAGATAGGACACAGCATGGCATCTTTAGGTGGTTGGTGGAGGATGGAAGAGCAAGGGTGACAGGTAACACAAAAAGACAGAGCTAAATGTCTACCTCTTGTGAGCTTCTAAGACAGAAGCGACGCTGGCAGAAAGAAGAGTATTGGAGAAAAGTGATTTTAAGGAGGAGAAATGGCCTTGTATTTTAAGTGCATTACAACCATTATTATTAAGTGCAATTACAACCATTACAGCTTTAAGatccaaagaaaacatttggaaacCAGATAGGTAGTCCTGGCTTAGCCAGCCCAGAATATATTGCATACAAGTTCTCTGTAGAacatgaaaaaggaaggaaacaaagtaAGGCTTACACATCATTAAGTTCAGCTACTCTTCCCAGAAATTCTTCATACGTTAGGAAACCACTTTCGTGAACCAAAGAGGCATGCTTTGCTACTTTTTCTGGCAACTTGTTCATTACAGTTTGTGTCTGGCTTGAAATTTGACCCATAGTGAAGTTCTTCACCTCAAATCCATAGCAAGAAGTTCTCATTCACTGGTAAAGCATCTgctaaaaagattttaaatagttACATTCACATGTTCTATGAATGGCtgctccctttctttcttttaatctaAGAGTTTAGCTGCTTGCTAACCAGTCTAATTATTCTACAACACAACTTGAACAATAGTcgaatcagaaacaaaaaagaacacttGCAAAAGACTGGAATGTAGCTTTAACAGTTCAcgaataataaattattttgcttatAGCATTACTCGTATTAAATAGAGATTGCttcacatgcatttttttcatcaatTCCATTGCACGCATATAAATGCACCCAATGGAATGGAAAACAACACCTCAAGATTAGGATGATAATCTgttttttcaaaagagaaaaggtcGCGTCTGTGAAAGTCGGAACACCTGCAACTGAACACATCACTGTATGTCTGCACACAGGCATTACAAGTTAGTTTTCCTAAGTCAGGCTGACTATGGCACCTCAGTGAACTCTCGTAGCATTCTTAAACTAAGTCAAGGAATCCGAATTACTATAAACCAATTCTGGAATCAGTGAAACTAGCCTAATCCCTACCTGCACAGAAGACTAAACGTTAGGGTGTATCACTGAACTCACTTGCTCAAACCTCTCCAGTATCAACTTATTTCACTTTGAGTCTACACCTGTACCTTTTTCCCCAACAATTTTCACAAGGTTCTCCCCTGTGCCTTTTGATTCTGAAAGTATCTATTTACTCCCCTTGTTCACTCTCACCTAACACTGCTTCATGACTTCCCTCTATTTTGTCTTgagtttgttttaatgcaaattaattCTGTCTGTACAGAGCTTGTAGCTTGTAATGCCAACTATTAGTTTCATGCCTTTAAAGGACTTCTACAGGTCTGCAATAGCAAACTAACTGCAGAACAGTCTCAATTTTATACTAAAATGCAGAATGATGTGGTAGCAGCTGCATTGCGAACACACTGTGAGCAGCATCAGAGAACAACCCCTCACCTCCCCCCATGTGTACATAACGCTGCATTCGCCTACCAAACGCCCCAAAACATGGCGTGCAGCTGCCAAGAGCTCGGCAGGAGGGAAATAAAGCCCGACACCCAGCATAAAGCACGTCGTACCCCAGTGCTCTACGCGTTACTCCCGCAATTCACCTAAGAAAGCAAATTTCTGCTCTCCTGTTTGACTCGCTATCGGTTTCTGTTCCCAAGCGGGTGTGCGGCCTGAACTCACTCCTCCGCTGGTCGGGGGCCGCTCAGCACCGCGCTgagccccccagctgccccccagctgccccccaccccgcacCTTCCCCCTGgcggctccccgcagccccagcgGCCTTCCCGGCGAGCACACGGCCGCGCTGGGCCCCGGCGGCCCCCCCTGCGCCGAGCAGGCCGCACCGCCGGCCCTGCCCCTCGGCCCCGAGCAGGCGCCCAGGCCGCGGGAGCTCCCCCGGCGGCCCCTCAGCCGcgcccggccgggccccgcccgCGTCACGGCCGCAGCGCCCGCAGCTGGGGCGAGGCGGGACAGGACgggacagggcagggctgccccggggctaagcgggccccgccgccctcccctcccttcccttcccttcccttcccctgcccttcccGGCGGGCGCTCCCCGGCCGCAGGCTCCGCGCCCCCGCGGGCTCACCGCAGCGGCCCGGCCCGGCATGGCGCTGGGCGCTGGGTGCTGGGCGCTGGGCGCCGCCTCACGGCACCGGAGCGGGGCCGCTGCCTCCCCGCGGGCCCCGGCGCTGGGCGCaggcgcggggcggcggctCCCGGCGGTTCCCGGCGGTTCCCGGCCGCTCCCGGTGACGCCGCGCGGTTGCCAGGGCCgcggggggggctgagggcagccCCGGGCGTTGGGAGGCTGCGCTGCGGAGGGCTCGGAGC
This region includes:
- the RNF141 gene encoding RING finger protein 141 isoform X2 — translated: MRTSCYGFEVKNFTMGQISSQTQTVMNKLPEKVAKHASLVHESGFLTYEEFLGRVAELNDVIAKLASGQDKHLLFEVQPGSDSSAFWKVVVRIICTKVNKASGIVEASRILNLYQFVQLYKDITSQAAGVLAQGSTSEETAESLMSVSSCQASLWMGRVKQLTDEDECCICMDGRADLILPCAHSFCQKCIDKCYFSGFLTGVIVTGAVLSVVAK
- the RNF141 gene encoding RING finger protein 141 isoform X1; the encoded protein is MRTSCYGFEVKNFTMGQISSQTQTVMNKLPEKVAKHASLVHESGFLTYEEFLGRVAELNDVIAKLASGQDKHLLFEVQPGSDSSAFWKVVVRIICTKVNKASGIVEASRILNLYQFVQLYKDITSQAAGVLAQGSTSEETAESLMSVSSCQASLWMGRVKQLTDEDECCICMDGRADLILPCAHSFCQKCIDKWSDRHRSCPVCRRQVTGASDSWVVSDAPTEDDVATYILNMVDEAGQPHRP